The nucleotide window TCGCCTTCTTGGCGATCTCCGCCGCGCTACTGATTCTGCTGTTCGTGGCCGTGCGCGAGGTGATGCTGCCCTTCATCCTCGCGCTCATCATCGCCTACGTGCTCACGCCCGCCGTGGTTCTCTGCGAACGGGCCAAGATGCCGCGCTCGCTCGCGATCGTCGTGGTCTACGTGATCACCTTGGGCACGATTTATCTGAGCGCTGCTGCGGTGGCGCCCCGGCTGTTCGAAGAAACGTCCAAGCTGGTGCGCGATGCCCCGGCGCTTGGCAAAGAGCTGGCGCTGAAGTGGGGGCCCCGCGCCGAAGGGTTCGTGCAAGGGCTGACCCGCGCCGAACCCGAGGAGCCCGCGGATTCCCAGCGGCCGCCAGCCTTTTCGGTGAAGAAGCAGGCGGATGGCAACTACTCCGTGGAACTCGGTTCCGGCGTGGACGTGGTCCAGGAGGGGCCGAAGCGCTGGCGCATCGAGGCGCAGCCAGAGAAGTCCGCGAAGTTCAGCGTGGTGCAGTTGGCCGACGAGAGCATGGCGGACTTCATCACCTACGTGCGACGCAACGCCGTCGAGTTGATTAAGGTCGGTCAGGCGATCATCAGTCGAGTAGCGCGCGGCATCTTCTTGTTCTTCCTGACTCTGATGGTGGCCGCGTACTTGATGCACACCCGCGAGAACATCGTCGACTTCTTTCGATCGCTGCCGCCCAAGGAGAGCCAAGGAAGCTTCGATCGCCTGCTCTTCCGCATCGACCGTGGACTGGCTGGGGTCGTGCGCGGGCAGTTGCTCATCTGTTTGGTCAACGGCATCCTGTCTGCCATCGGCTTTTGGATGTTCGGCCTCAAGTACTGGCCGATTCTCGCCATCGTCGCGGCGGTGATGAGCCTGATTCCGATTTTCGGCTCCATCTTGTCCACGATTCCGGCGGTGCTGATTGGGTTGACCCAGGACTTCTGGACGGCCCTTTGGGTGTTGCTGTGGATCATCGGGATTCACCAGGTGGAAGCCAACCTGCTCAACCCGAAGATCATCGGCGTGGCAGCCAAGATTCATCCGGTGCTCGTCGTCTTCGCGCTGATCGTCGGTGAACACTTCTTCGGGCTTTGGGGGGCTCTACTGGCGGTGCCGGCGCTTTCCCTGACGCAGAGCCTGTTTCAGCACTTCCGCTTCGAGCTGTTGCCCGAGTCGGGCCCCGACAGTTTGCCTCCGCCCCCCTATCGTCAGCGCGGCTGATGGCTTTCTGCGCCTGCCGAAGCGCAGCAATCCCAAGTAGATGGCCGAACTCTCCGGGCGCCGGCGCCCGGACCAATCATCGGGCTGCGGGGATGTGATATAGCCGCCCCGTGGCAAAGGAAGCCCGAAAGCTCAAGCGTTCCCAACAAGTTCGGGAAACGAGTGGCAAGACGAAGAAGAAGCAGCTGGCAGCGCCGCTCGTCGTCAAGCCAAAGGAACTGCCCGATCCGCTGGGTCGGGACGCGCTGAGGAAGCTTCTGCTGCGCCTGTCCATTCCGCTAGTGGCGGCCTGGCTCCTCGGCGGACTCATCGCGGGTGTGAGCCAAGGCAGCACCACGAAGACCGTCGCGCTGGCGGCGCCAGCGGTGGTGACCGTCATCCTGATCGGTATCGTGGTCTGGGCTTTGCGCCAGGCGAGCAAGGCGCGGGGGGTTGCAAGCATCCTCAGTCGCGTGGAGTCTGCGGAGGATCGCAAGGCGGCCCTCGAGGAGTTGGGCAAGAGCTTCAAGAAGAAGGACCCGGCCGCCGTGTTCGCCAAAGCACAGCTCGAGCTGCAGGAGGATCCGAAGCAAGCCTTGGCTACGCTGGAAGAGATCGACCTCGGCAAGGTGATGGCGCCCGTTGCCGACGAGGCGCGCGCGCAGCGCGGGATGATTCATCTGATGCTGGGCGAAGTGGATCCAGCACGCCGCCTCGTCGACGGCATCGACTTGAAGCGACACAGCGAACCCAAAGCTCGCGCCATGATGGCGGCAGTGATCGCCGAAGCTTGGTCTCGGACGGGACAGGCAAAAAAAGGGCTCGAGACTCTGGAGGTATTCGACCCCGAAGACGCCGAGTACGAGGCGCTGCGGCCGCAGCTGTGGCGGGCCTACGCTTTCGCTTATGCATACTGCAGCAACGTGAAGGGTATGCGCCGCGCCCTGCGCAAGCTGCTGGATCAAGATGCACGCCTCTTGGCGGGGTTCGTGGGCAAACGCAGCCATCCGCTCTTGCAGAAGGAAGCGAGGAAGCTCCTCGAGCAGAGCGGGCAGATCCCGCGCAAGATGGTGATACAACGCCGGGTATGACCCACGGCGTCGAGCGGCTGCCCTGGTCCCTGGCGGCCGTGCTGACGGCACTGGCGTGTCAGCGGCAAGAGCCTGCGACCAAGTCGGGGGTGGGCGCCCCGTCGACCGCCGCCAGCGCAAGCGTGGCGGCGTCTGCCAAGCCGCCAGCGCCGGCCCCTACAGCGACAGTATTGCTGCCGCCAAGCAGTAGCGCGGCGGGAGCGAGCCATGAGCGCTGGGACTGTCGGACCGACCGAGATTGCGTGCTGTCGTGCAGCCATGGGGCGGTGAACGGCGCCTGGCTGAAACGACTTGGAACGGCCGACTGCGACGACGGTTGCGCGGGCGACTGGATGGACCCGCCACGCTGCATCGAGGGTGGGTGCGTGGCCTTCAGCCGTGGCAAGCGCGACGGCGCCTGCACTCGACGCGTGCGCTGATGACGGGCGCGCTCGCTCACAGGTCGCGCAAGGTAGCCTTGGCGATCGGCTGGATGCGCACCTCGGGCAAGAGTTCCGCGTAGCTGATTACCGTCGCATCGGGCAAGTCCAGCTCGAGCAGCTTGTGCACGAAGCGGCGCACGTCCGGCTGCGTCAGGATCACGGGGGCGGCACTGCCCTCGCTCAGCGCGCGCCTCACCGAACGGACGATGTCGCGGCCAGCCGCCGGCGAAAGCGTGAGGAAGCTGCCCGCAGCAGTGCGGGAAATGGCGCCGCGAATCGCATCCTCGATGGCGGGTTCGAGCACCACCACGTCCAGCTCTCCTGCGCCTCGGGTCAGGTTGTGAGTGAGAGTGCGTCGCATCTGCGAGCGCACGAACTCGGCAAGATTGAGCGGGTCCTTGTCGGCGCTGGCCACCTGGGAAAGCGCTTCCAGGATGCCTTTGAGGTCCCGAATGCTGATCTGTTCTTCGACTAGGCGACGCAGGATGTCCGCAAGCAGTGCGACGCCTACGGGCTTCGGCGTGACCTGACGGACGGTCGCTGGCGCGATCAGCTCGAGCTGGTCGAGTAATCGCTGAGTCTCGGCAATGCCGATGAAGTCTGCTGCCCGTGGACGCAGGGTTGACAGCGCCGTTTCCACGACCACGCCCGCTAGATCGCCATCGGCGACGGTAGCGGGGAGTTCGATCAACTTGGCTGGGACTTCGTGAACGGAGAGCACCACGGAGCGGTCGGGCATTTCTGGGTCGACGTTGACCTCCGCAGTGGGCAAGGGGACTCCGAGTTCGCGGAACAACAGCTCCTGCACGGCAGCGCCCGCGGACCGAAGCCCGGGCCGCCGCAGCTCACCCCCGCGTACATCGTCTTCCACCAGACGCCGCAGATCCTCGCTGAGGGTCAAACCCCAGGGGGCCACGACGGGGATGAAACGCGGGGCGCCGCGCTCGTCGTCGTCGCGTTGCACAGGACCCGAGCTGACCGCGTCGGACCGCGGCGCGGGTCGAGCGGGTGCGCGCGACGCCAGGAACAGGAGCGCACCGATCACGACGAAGGGCAGCGCCGGCAGCCCTGGAATCGCCGCCAAGATGAAGACGAACACGCTCGCGACCCGGAGCGCACGCGGCGCACCGAAGATCTGCGCGGAGAGCTCCTGCCCCAAGGGCGTGTCGGGCTCTTCGCTGGCGACCCGGGTGACGAGCACGCCGGCCGCGGTTGCGATGACCAGTGCGGGGATCTGACTGACCAACCCGTCGCCGATGGTGAGCAATCCGTAGCGCTTGAGAGCGGCCACCATCTCCATGTCCTTTTGGCCGACGCCGATGGCAAGCCCGCCTAGAATGTTGATCAGCGTGATCAAGAAGGACGCGATGACGTCTCCTTTGACGAACTTCATCGCGCCGTCCATCGCGCCGTAGAACTGGCTTTCCCGAGACAGCATGCGCCGGCGGCGCTTGGCCTCCGCGCCATCGATGCTTCCGCTGCGCAACTCCGCGTCGATGGCCATTTGCTTGCCGGGCATCGCGTCCAGGGTGAAACGTGCGCCCACCTCGGCCACGCGTTCGCTGCCTTTGGCGATGACGACGAACTGGATGATCGTCAGAATCAGGAAGATGACCCCACCCACCACATAGTTGCCGCGCACGACGAACTGGCCAAAGGCGCGGATGACCTCGCCCGCGTCGGCCTGCAGCAAGATGAGGCGCGTGCTGGAGACGTTGAGGGCAAGTCGCACCAGGGTGGTGATGAGTAGCAGTGTAGGAAAGGCCGCGATGCGGAGCGCGTCGGACACGTAGAGCGTGACCAGTAGGATCGCGACGGAAATCGCCAGGTTGGACGCGATGAGCAGGTCCAGGAGCCACGTGGGCAGCGGGACGATCATCAGCCCGACCACCGCGATGACCAGTGCGGCCAAGGCGGCATCAGCGCTACCGACACGCTTCTTGCGGCGACCGAGGGTCAGAGCGGAGGGAGCAGACATTCGGACTCTCAGCTGGGGGAAGAAAACACCGCTGTGATCGCGGTGAACAGTGCCAACTCAGGACCGTGTGCGGTCGGCGGCAGCTCGAAGGCGCTCATCATGCCCGCCAGAGGCATGCGCGGGAAGGTGCGTTTGAGCAGGTTCACTTCGAACTCCTCGCGCCCGTAGAGCCCAGCGCCACGTCCGGCGCAGCTGAGCAGTAGGCCAAAGGTGGGCAATGCGCCGCCAAGCTCGCGCTTGACGCCGAAGGCCGTGCGCGTGAGCTCCTCCCGCGCCGTGTCGGCGTCGCGCACCGCGAACCCCAGAGGCGTTCCCTCAGGCAGCGAGCGGGGCAACACCACTCCGCCCCGGGACGGATCCACGCCGCGAATGGGCTGAATGCTGTAGTCGCCCTCGGGACCGGCGCCGGCTTCGAAGACCGCGGCCAGGAGCAGGGATTGGTCGCGGACCCCTTCGGCGACGCGGCCAAGCGCATCGAGGGCGGGTTCGCCCCCCAATTCGAGCACGAGGGGCCCGCGGGCGAGGGTGATCGGTTTCGGCTCCCCCAGAACTCGACACGCGGGGGCTGACTGCACTTTTGGCGGATGGAGTCCGACCAACACCATGGCAGCCGCCTGGCCCTGCTCGACACGACCGTCGCCATGTACGACGGCCACACCACTCGCGTGCGGGACGCCGGCGCCAAATATGCGGTGACCGCGGCCGTCTCGCCCGAACACCGTCAAGTGCTCAGCCAGATCAGGCCCCAAGAAGAGCAGGCTGGCGTGGTCGGATCGCGCCGCCCGATCATGAATCTGCCCTGCCAGCGCGCTGGCACATGCCTCGGCATCCGGGTCGGATACGCACAAAGTTTGCGCGCGTCCTCCGCGCCACAGGACGCCGCTGGCAGCTGTGCCGCCCTCGACCTGCCCCGCCTCGCTCAGCACGCCTGCGGCGCTGACCAGTAGCGCAGGCACCCCGGCCAGCGCGGGTGCGAGCTCCCTCGCTACCTCCGCGAGCTGCGTAGCGAGGTCTCCGCTCAGGAAGAGCAGCGCACCGCCTGCGTCCCCGACCTGAGCGCGCAGCCGAGCCACTTCCCGGGCGAGCCGCGTCGGGGAGCCGTCGGAGAAGAGAAAGGACGCCGCCGCCTGCGCCATACCAGGAAGATATTTTCGCTTTCGCGCGCTCGCAAGCGGTGCTCGTGGTCCCTGGAGCGCGCGACGATTTGCCGTGGAATTCGAGCGGTATTTCGGCGATGCTGCAGGGTGGGGCGATGGCCGATAGCGTGCTTTCCAAGTTGCAGACCCGATCTTACGGGGGCACGGACCTAGGTCGACGGCGAAAGGTCAACGAAGACGCGTTTCTGACCGACGACGATCTAGGGCTCTGGGTGGTGGCGGACGGCATGGGCGGACATGCCGCGGGCGAGGTCGCGAGTCAGGAAGCCATCGACACCATCTACGGTATGGTGAAGCGCGGGCGTGCCAACTTGGAACTGGACGGCGAGTTTCAAGAAGACAAGGCGCGGTCCGCGTGTCGATTGCTGGAGGGAGCGGTTCAGGCCGCAACCTACATGGTGTTTGCCATCGCGGAGCTCGATTCCAACAAGGCAGGGATGGGTACGACCATTAGTGCCATGATGCGATTCGGCGACCACGTCGCGCTGGCCCAAGTCGGCGACAGTCGCATCTATCGTGTGCGTGCCGGCGGCGTGGAGCAGTTGACCGAGGACCACACGCTGATTGCCTGGCAAATCAAGCAGGGACTCTTGACTGCGGAAGAAGCTCGCCACGCAAAACACAAGAACGTGATCACGCGAGCCGTGGGCAACCGAGACTACGTCCAGGTCGACACTTTGGTCGCCGAGCTACAAGTGGGTGATGTGTTCTTGCTCTGCAGCGATGGCCTTCACGGCTACCTCAAGGTGGAGGAGATCCCGCATCTGGCCGTAGCGGGAGGGGCCCAGGCCGTGCGCAATTTCATCGAGCTCGCAAACAGCCGCGGCGGGCGGGACAACATCACGGCCATCCTGGTCGAAGTCTGCTGAACTGAATATTTGGCCGACCGGCCCAAAGTCGGATAGCTGCTCTCCTACGGTCAGGAGAACAGAATATGACGGTCACACGCGTAGGGGTGCTGATGGGCGGAACCAGCGCGGAGCGCACAGTCTCCCTGCAAACGGGTGCGGCCGTCGCTGACGCCCTGGCTCGCGACGAGCGCGAGGTGGTACCCCTGGACCTGGCCCCAGAGACGGACATCGCCCGTCAGATCATCGATGCCCAGCTCGACGTGGCCTTTCTGGCGCTCCACGGGCGACTTGGTGAAGACGGATGCGTGCAGGGCATGCTGGAGATCCTGGGCATTCCCTACACCGGCTCGAGTGTTCTCTCCAGTGCGCTGGCCATGGACAAGCTCAAGAGCAAGGAGCTGTTTCGGCTGCACAACGTGCCGACGCCGCCCTACTACGAAATCCGAGCCGAGGAAGGGATTGCCGACGTCGAGGAAGCCCACGGCAGCTTCGGCTACCCGGCGATCGTAAAGCCCAGACGAGAAGGCTCGAGCGTGGGGGTCACTCGCGCCAATAGCGTGGCGGACCTGGCCAAAGGAGTTCGCATGGCTCTGGAGCATGACGACTCGGTACTCGTCGAGCGCTTCATCACTGGCAAGGAGATTGCGGTGGGCATCCTCGATGGCCGCGTGCTCGGGGCGGTGGAGATCGAGCCCAAGAGTGGGATCTACGACTTCGAAGCGAAGTACACACCGGGTATGACGGAGTATCACCTGCCCGCGCGACTTCCACCGGTTCGCTATCGCGGTGTGCTCAACTTGGCGGAACAGGCGGCCCGGGCCGTGGACGCCACTGGCGCGGTGCGCGTGGACCTGCTCGTTACCGAAGGGCAGAACGAGTACGTGCTCGAAGTGAACACTCTGCCCGGGATGACGCCCACCAGCTTGCTGCCCAAGATCGCGGCCGCTGCGGGCTACGCCTTCCACGACCTGTGCGAGGCCATCCTGGCCAGTGCGCGACTGCACGTCGCGAAAGCTCGGCCTCAGGTGCAAACGTCGGTGCCGGACGCCACGAAGAGCGAAGAAGCGCTGCCCTTGCGCGTCGCCGTGTGACTCCCCACTAGCTGGACCAAGCCGGTGCGAGCGAGAGCGCCGCACTAGCGGGCGGGCGCCGCGCTAGCGGGCGCGGAGCAGCGCTCGCGGGTTCGTCCGTTGGCAGCGCTCGCGCGCTCGCGCAGTGCGCCAAGGTCGTCGGCCTTGGGACGAAACACGTACTTCGCTGCGTCCGCGTCGGCGCGCTCAGTCGCGCTGGGGGCGACGAGCATCGAGGCCACACCCAGGCCAAAGCCGAGGCCGAGAGTGATGCCGCCCGCGGCCGCGCGACCGCCCGAGATCACTTGTTCCTCGTCGCGGGTGCCATCAGGCTGCACGGTCGTCTTCGTGTCGAAGGCGCCCACCAACAGCACGGTGCCAACGGCAAGTGCCGCTGCCGCACCCACCCCGAGCCCGGCCGCAATCCAACGATCCCGATCCCGGGCTGCGTAGCGTTCGCGGTGCCGCGGAAAGTCGGCAGTGGGTCCCATGCGGTCGGCAACGTCGTCGAGGGCCAGGGGGCTATCGTCGCCAGCCGGGTAGACGCCCAATCCGTCCTTGTGTGTGACGAGGCGATTGACGCTGTCGCGCGCAGGCAGCTGATAGCGGGTCGGGGCGAGAGTCAGCCACTGCTCGCTCTCACATTGGCTCTGCGCTTCGCCTCCGGGCGCTTCGACTGGACCCGGCAGCCGACTCACGGTGCTGGCGCAACCGCACGAAAAACAGAGGGCAAGGAGCGCCAGTCGTCGCATGCTCGATCCACTCTCGTATCACGCCGAACGCGGGGCGTCACTCGCCGTAGGGCGTCACTCGGAGCAGCCGGGCGCTGCGGACTGCTGGGTGGCGTCTCTAGGGCGCCAGCATGGCGGCGATCCCTCGGGGGTCGCGATAGCGGCTCAGATCGCTGACCAGTGCTTCGCGCGTGCTCCAGGGCAAAACGTTGCCGCGAGGGGTGCGGTACTCGAGCCACATGTTGTCGTCGGTGGACACGAGTCGGCTCGGGGGCAGGGGGACCGCCGCCGCGACGTCTTCCAAGTAGCGGTCCAACCCGGAGTCGACGACGAGAACGTCTTCGACCAGTTGAGCCAGCGGGCGATGATCCGGCAGCACTTCAGTCACTGTCGAGCGTTGCTCGAGCGCGTGCAGCTTTGCGCGCGACGCCGTGAGGGGAGACTGAGAGGCAACGAGAATGCCCTGCCCGCCGCCGAAAAATAGCGCGACGTGCGCGAACTCCGCACGCAGTGTGCGCAGGATCACGGCGAAGTCCTCGGGGTAAATGTGGTGAAGCTGCACCCACTGCTGGAACACGCCCCCTTCGCTGAGATGTTGGCGTACCAGCGCGTAGAACTCGCGACTGTAGAGCGCGGACGCTCCAGCAAACCAAATGCTCGACAGCTCCATGCTGATGAGGTCGAACTGGGTGCGGGTCACCAACAGATGATTGCGACCGTCTGCGAGGGTGACGTGCACTCGAGGATCCGACAGCGCATCACGGTTGGGACCGCGGAAGTAGGTGCCCGCCGCCTCGACGATGGCCGGGCTGATCTCTACGACTTGGAGCTGCTCCCAGGGGTAGGCGGCCAAGGTGCCGAGGGTCGTTCCGGTGCCGAGTCCGATCACCAACGCGCGGTCGAAGCGCTTGACGAACAGGCTCGGGTAGTGGGCGAAGAAGCGCTGCGCGTGCAGTTCCCAGCCGTCGTTGCCTTGGAACTTGCCGTTGGTGTAGAGCGTGTGCACGCCGCGAGCGCGAGTGACGGTGGTGATGCCGCCGTGGACGTCCTCTCGGATCATCAACACGGCTTCCGCAGGCTGTGGGCCGTCGAAGTAGACGTTCGTGCCCGCCGTCAAGCGCGTCAAATCCCAGCGTGGGCTGAGGGTCAGCACCAGGAACACGATGCCGACTCCGCTCCACACCTGGCGGCCGCGTGAGCGCGCGCTGACGTGCGTGGCCCAGGCGGCCAGTACCGCGAAGACCGTCGCGACCGCCGCCAAGGCTCGCTGCGCGCCGAAGGCGGGCAACAGCAGGTAGCCCGTAGCCAGGGAACCTGCCACGGCGCCGACGGTGTTGATGCTGGTGAGCCGACCGACCCAACGCCCGAGATCCGTGCCGCCCGCCACGCGCGCAAGAATGAGAGGGAAGGTGAGGCCCATGGCCGTGACGGGTACGAACAGGATGAGCCACGCGACGACGGCGCGAAGCGCCTCCCGCGCGGCGAAGGTCGTGAGCACCTTGCCCGTGCCTGCAAACAGAATCGGCAGTCGATCCCAGAGCGGCAGCGTGATCGACAGGGCGAGCGCGCTGGCGCACAAGCTGAGAGGCAGCGCGGCGCTTCCAAAGCGCGCCTGTGCGCGGGCCGCCAAGCTCGCGCCGAGTGCGAGGCATGCCAAGAAGACGGCCAAGATCAGGCCGAAGGCGTAGGCGCTATTGCCGATCACGAGCGCCAACAGATGCGTAAAGATCACCTCGCACGCGAAGACCACGAAGCCGGAGCACGCGGCGAGCACCCAGAGCAGCACGAGCTCGCGATCGACGAGGGGCGCGCTCACGGCGGCGCCCGTTTCGCTGCGTTTCCTCGCAGTTTCCTGCAGCGGAGCTGCTCGATGCAGCAGCAGCGCGCCCAGGCCGACCAACAGGCTCAAAGCCGCGGCAGCGCTGACGGTGCCGGAAAGCCCGAGCCATGGCAGCACCGCGTAGGCCGCGCCCACGGCGCCCACGGCGCCGCCGAGGGTGTTGGCGGTGTAGAGGCGAGTGAGTTTCTTTTCTCGTGCACGCTGCTCGTCGACGGTCGCACTGGCTGACTCTCCCAATAAACGAGAGAGCAGTGGCAGCGTGGCCCCCATGGCTGTGGTCGGGATCAACACGACGACCATCGCAAGGCACCAGCGCGCCACCGAAAGGGCGAGCAGCGAGTCGGGTACACGCTGAGCGACGTCGACGTAGAGGGGAGTCAGGGCGTGGAACGCCGTCGGGCTCAGGGCGACGGTGACAGCCACGATCACCTCGAGCACTCCGTACATCACGAGGGGGCGAACACCCTTGAAGTAGCGGCCGCCGAGTTGCGCGCCAAACGCAAGCCCCGCCATGAACGAGGCGAGCACAGCGCTGACGGCGTAGGCGGTCGATCCGACGATGTGCGTCAGGTACTTGGAGAAGCAAAGCTGGTCGATGAGGCCAGCCGCTCCACTGAGCACGAACAGCACGTAGAGCGCCGAAAACCGGCGATCCGCACCCGAGGGGGCGCGGGCCTCCAAAGCGACGGTCCCTGCGGTCATGGGCAGGCGCGACAATACCCGCGGCAGTCTGGAAAACCTCTACCGATTCGCATATGCTGCGCTGCGTCATGGGCGAAGGCACGCGCAAGGATGACGCTCCGCCACCGGCTTTGGTCGGGCAGCTCGAGCGCCGCGGACTTGGAGACTACGCTGGGCCCGACTCGGTGCTGGAACGGGTTTCCAGCTACGAGCGTCGTGGTGCGTTGGTGACCGTGGCTGGCAGGAGCGTCCAGGGGGAGCCGATCCTGAGCGTTGAGATCGGACCGGCGCAGGCGCCCGTGAGTCTCGTCGTCGCCGGACTCCACCCGATGGAGTGGATCGGAGTGGAGAGCGCGCTCGCCTGCGTGGAGGCTTGGCTCGAGGAGCCTCCAGCGGAGCGTCGCTTGGTGGCGGTGCCGATGGCGAATCCCGATGGAATTCGCGCCGTCGAAGCGAACCTCAGACGCGGGCGGCGTCGCTTCGTTCGTCACAACGCCCACGGCGTCGATCTGAACCGCAACTTCCCGGCGTTCTGGGGGAGCTCTCCCGTCGCGCGGTTGTTGCGGCGCACCTTCGCGCCGGGGCGCGCGCCCGCGAGCGAGCCCGAGGTTCGAGCGATCATCGATCGCGTGGCGCGGGACCCTGTCGACCGCGTCGTGTCGCTGCACAGCTTCGGCGGGGCCGTGCTCTATCCCTACGGCGCCGTGCGAGCGCGCGCTCACGACTTTCGTCGACTGGCGCGCTGGGCAGAGCGGGTCGCAGAGAGCGCTGACACGCGTCGTCCGTATCGCGCGGTCCAGTCTTCCCATTGGGTCGCCGGCTTCACCGCGCGCGGCATGGAGATCGACTATTTCTATCAGCACCGCGGCGCCCTGGCGCTCCTCGTCGAGTGCTCACGAGGCGGCGTATGGCGACGCGTGCCACGACCGAGCCACGTCGTGGAACCCTTCGCCTGGTTCAACCCCCCCGAACGCGCCGCGACCAGCAACGCGATCGCCGGCGCGCTCATGCCGTTTCTGCGCGGGGACTAGGCGAGGAAGGCCATTGAAGAATTTCTGCGCGCAGCCTGCTCGAGCGCAGGTTCTCGGCCCGCTGGCGTTGGGGCCACTACTGCCGCCATAGCAGCCATGCCAGCAGCCGCAGGGCTGCAATTCCCGCCGCAAAAGGAGCCGCCCACTTGATGATGCGTGCGGAGCGCGCGGCTACTCGTTCGCGACCATGGCGCAGAACGTAGAATGCGGTTCCGCCTAGAATCCCCAGCGACAGAACCACCCCGAGTACCACAGGAACGAAGGACTCCCCGCGGGCTTGTGCGTCCTTTGCGTGCCAACCGAAGATCAGCACGAGAAACGGGAGAAGCATCGCTCCGCCGAAAAGGAGTCGGATTCGGTACCCACGCGGGTCGTCGAGCTCGGCCTCCCCATGCCGCCTGAGTCTGCGCAGCTTGAAGTCGCACGCAAAAGCGCACATGCCGAAGAACAACGCGAGCACGCTCACGGTCTTGAACGAGAACGCACGGTTTCTTTGCGCCTCGCGGCTTCCGCGTGACCGGTCGCTGCCGGGCCGACTCAAGGTAGGGTCTTCCGGTAGGAAGGTAACGGGGAAGGTGGCACCCATCGGAAAGGGCGCGTCTTCGTGACCCACCGACCAAGAGTATTGTTGGGACCCCACCTCGAACGCGTAGTGAACGTACGTCGCAGAGCCCTGACGGGTGACCTTGGTGACCGTTGCCATCGCCGTTGCGCCGTGATCTCCCAGCGCATCGAGCCTCCTGGCCTGACGTTCAAAGAGGCCGTACAAGCCAAGGGGAAGGGTCACGAACAACAAGCCAAAGATCACTCGCCAGCGCGCGAGGTCCCTGATGTTCCGTTCGAGGCGTCCGGCTGGGACGTCACTTCC belongs to Polyangiaceae bacterium and includes:
- a CDS encoding AI-2E family transporter, producing the protein MSDRFVIDELPRGGWNRRRIAFLAISAALLILLFVAVREVMLPFILALIIAYVLTPAVVLCERAKMPRSLAIVVVYVITLGTIYLSAAAVAPRLFEETSKLVRDAPALGKELALKWGPRAEGFVQGLTRAEPEEPADSQRPPAFSVKKQADGNYSVELGSGVDVVQEGPKRWRIEAQPEKSAKFSVVQLADESMADFITYVRRNAVELIKVGQAIISRVARGIFLFFLTLMVAAYLMHTRENIVDFFRSLPPKESQGSFDRLLFRIDRGLAGVVRGQLLICLVNGILSAIGFWMFGLKYWPILAIVAAVMSLIPIFGSILSTIPAVLIGLTQDFWTALWVLLWIIGIHQVEANLLNPKIIGVAAKIHPVLVVFALIVGEHFFGLWGALLAVPALSLTQSLFQHFRFELLPESGPDSLPPPPYRQRG
- a CDS encoding flagellar biosynthesis protein FlhA, whose protein sequence is MSAPSALTLGRRKKRVGSADAALAALVIAVVGLMIVPLPTWLLDLLIASNLAISVAILLVTLYVSDALRIAAFPTLLLITTLVRLALNVSSTRLILLQADAGEVIRAFGQFVVRGNYVVGGVIFLILTIIQFVVIAKGSERVAEVGARFTLDAMPGKQMAIDAELRSGSIDGAEAKRRRRMLSRESQFYGAMDGAMKFVKGDVIASFLITLINILGGLAIGVGQKDMEMVAALKRYGLLTIGDGLVSQIPALVIATAAGVLVTRVASEEPDTPLGQELSAQIFGAPRALRVASVFVFILAAIPGLPALPFVVIGALLFLASRAPARPAPRSDAVSSGPVQRDDDERGAPRFIPVVAPWGLTLSEDLRRLVEDDVRGGELRRPGLRSAGAAVQELLFRELGVPLPTAEVNVDPEMPDRSVVLSVHEVPAKLIELPATVADGDLAGVVVETALSTLRPRAADFIGIAETQRLLDQLELIAPATVRQVTPKPVGVALLADILRRLVEEQISIRDLKGILEALSQVASADKDPLNLAEFVRSQMRRTLTHNLTRGAGELDVVVLEPAIEDAIRGAISRTAAGSFLTLSPAAGRDIVRSVRRALSEGSAAPVILTQPDVRRFVHKLLELDLPDATVISYAELLPEVRIQPIAKATLRDL
- a CDS encoding FIST C-terminal domain-containing protein, with translation MAQAAASFLFSDGSPTRLAREVARLRAQVGDAGGALLFLSGDLATQLAEVARELAPALAGVPALLVSAAGVLSEAGQVEGGTAASGVLWRGGRAQTLCVSDPDAEACASALAGQIHDRAARSDHASLLFLGPDLAEHLTVFGRDGRGHRIFGAGVPHASGVAVVHGDGRVEQGQAAAMVLVGLHPPKVQSAPACRVLGEPKPITLARGPLVLELGGEPALDALGRVAEGVRDQSLLLAAVFEAGAGPEGDYSIQPIRGVDPSRGGVVLPRSLPEGTPLGFAVRDADTAREELTRTAFGVKRELGGALPTFGLLLSCAGRGAGLYGREEFEVNLLKRTFPRMPLAGMMSAFELPPTAHGPELALFTAITAVFSSPS
- a CDS encoding protein phosphatase 2C domain-containing protein; its protein translation is MADSVLSKLQTRSYGGTDLGRRRKVNEDAFLTDDDLGLWVVADGMGGHAAGEVASQEAIDTIYGMVKRGRANLELDGEFQEDKARSACRLLEGAVQAATYMVFAIAELDSNKAGMGTTISAMMRFGDHVALAQVGDSRIYRVRAGGVEQLTEDHTLIAWQIKQGLLTAEEARHAKHKNVITRAVGNRDYVQVDTLVAELQVGDVFLLCSDGLHGYLKVEEIPHLAVAGGAQAVRNFIELANSRGGRDNITAILVEVC
- a CDS encoding D-alanine--D-alanine ligase → MTVTRVGVLMGGTSAERTVSLQTGAAVADALARDEREVVPLDLAPETDIARQIIDAQLDVAFLALHGRLGEDGCVQGMLEILGIPYTGSSVLSSALAMDKLKSKELFRLHNVPTPPYYEIRAEEGIADVEEAHGSFGYPAIVKPRREGSSVGVTRANSVADLAKGVRMALEHDDSVLVERFITGKEIAVGILDGRVLGAVEIEPKSGIYDFEAKYTPGMTEYHLPARLPPVRYRGVLNLAEQAARAVDATGAVRVDLLVTEGQNEYVLEVNTLPGMTPTSLLPKIAAAAGYAFHDLCEAILASARLHVAKARPQVQTSVPDATKSEEALPLRVAV